The following are encoded together in the Plasmodium malariae genome assembly, chromosome: 1 genome:
- the PmUG01_01019600 gene encoding conserved Plasmodium protein, unknown function, whose amino-acid sequence MEELSRDMTLHLKDENKKKEKKIETENIIQINFHLPDGSIRTHNEKASIEVGYIKLRLSKKLQIPYDKINLIYNNNIMLDPLSIIDIIKTDLDIIDIYVSTIH is encoded by the coding sequence atggaagAGCTTAGCAGAGACATGACTTTGCACCTAAaggatgaaaataaaaaaaaagaaaaaaaaatcgaaacggaaaatataattcaaataaatttcCATTTACCTGATGGCAGTATTCGTACTCACAATGAAAAAGCAAGTATTGAAGTtggatatataaaattaaggctatcaaaaaaattacaaataccatatgataaaattaatttaatttataataataatattatgctAGACCCCTTATCAATAATTgacataataaaaacagaTTTGGAcattattgatatatatgttaGCACCATTCATTAG
- the RPB10 gene encoding DNA-directed RNA polymerases I, II, and III subunit RPABC5, putative has translation MIIPVRCFTCGKLIGNLWSLYEKKLEEGMSKCDALDELKLSRYCCRRMILTHADMMDKLLCYNMYERKL, from the coding sequence atgattatacCCGTTCGCTGTTTTACTTGTGGAAAATTAATTGGAAATTTGTGGAGCTTATACGAGAAGAAGTTAGAAGAGGGAATGTCAAAATGTGATGCATTGGATGAATTGAAATTATCAAGATATTGTTGTAGGAGAATGATATTAACACATGCAGATATGATGGACAAATTGTTATGCTATAATATGTACGAACGAAAATTGTAA
- the PmUG01_01019800 gene encoding conserved Plasmodium protein, unknown function, whose protein sequence is MNITIKESLEHVCDVLNYFGIEYITAELLRRGKSDKSVKRKNVIIRYCFLINDLCLLYCFEYKRKFKATYNQYMNKEILKAEETFIKNGKKGKIKVMPRHNKNRDIKWNYGSKEWDYNDDGVSCNDDGVSCNDDGDSCNDDGEGDNDDNDDEVYPFEELGEDVNYFDDFYIISPLVILVLEYFEYPRLYQLMKCNFQMTKELLLCIGFLIDSTKMFEHYDKRQLYYEKFFQNLCNSNDNANSNSRSGPSSGRKNVSTSSEKRADEKNIDEQGEYKFYHFINEAMLLLSNRPYDLEIFEYKYLYNFLQKLKKCTNGKDAENGEKGAIGAVGEGRKRYDINKGNYSEQSVNNYLSKKKKIKNKDTQREGKYNTNNDYTNCSERERNVKREYDEETRRREGKEEGERHEQEHQQHGYGNGSVTKKDDKILSLSEYAAYDYSTYQESFLDYYNSNANYDEENQVFYLDEDNNHIFINEITRNINKNCNKLIQLQNKMSVNINQLEHLDKNRLLLFQKFNQLINAYSEPHSVVVNLNDIYDLSGSKQTSFIFDKVLIDKQKKIDLMNNVLFTVTIDAEKGKEDLQNKPPSSNNLFREDCKKKTCMNSNMNINSNSSYGAGSLPQAEDHFHMPQEFMDNINYDLLSDKITINEFLILNDVPLYNKIVHIYKYGIHFFHYEQLRAVFWLWLQSIFPDNVSTDDSVKDMDLQNAPIDFNDIINNQFFVNTVAPTSGESRLEISVLSDLNHFEKNYRVLKEYLNDKGCTSGYNKISRSEKKDESTSNLNNATLYINNLHNEFEAFYNYKKKSKNLYDEMFVEFLEEKKKNMTIQSNVEKEDYTNLANIVNKHLVGVDKILKYYPILNFSKIVEGIKHQNFIRTVIDVNQIETNDWHRMYTYHKGEKRNVCNSGNSCNSGNSGNTGNSGNTGNSGNTGNTGNSGNSGNTGNCSNNGNTGNNSNGYTKSGSSRCTENYIINLTSSSSYRMQEKPITYASTIFNYSDQFISNNDIYTFSDNIHKECMNYSEFLKGKQNKCAHNFYHALRKIEKYMNCITYNI, encoded by the exons ATGAACATCACGATAAAGGAAAGTTTAGAGCACGTATGTgatgttttaaattattttggaATTGAATATATAACGGCGGAATTATTGAGAAGGGGAAAAAGTGACAAAAGTgttaagagaaaaaatgtaattattaGATATTGTTTCTTAATAAACGATTTGTGCCTTTTGTACTGCTTcgaatataaaagaaaattcaaGGCAACCTACAACCAGTACATGAACAAGGAAATTTTAAAGGCGGAAGAAACGTTTATAAAGAATGGCAAGAAAGGGAAAATTAAGGTAATGCCACGACATAATAAGAATCGTGACATAAAATGGAACTATGGCAGTAAGGAGTGGGACTACAATGATGATGGTGTTAGTTGTAACGATGATGGTGTTAGTTGTAACGATGATGGTGATAGTTGTAACGATGATGGCGAAGGTGATAACGATGATAATGACGACGAAGTGTACCCCTTCGAGGAGCTAGGGGAAGACGTAAATTACTTCGACGATTTCTACATAATATCACCGCTAGTTATACTTGTACTGGAATATTTTGAATACCCTAGGTTATACCAACTGATGAAATGTAATTTCCAAATGACAAAAGAATTGTTGCTATGTATCGGTTTTCTGATTGACAGCACTAAGATGTTTGAGCATTATGATAAAAGACAgctatattatgaaaaattttttcaaaatttatgtaaCAGCAACGATAACGCTAATAGTAACAGTCGTAGTGGCCCCAGTAGTGGTAGAAAAAATGTAAGCACGTCATCAGAGAAGAGAGCAGACGAGAAAAATATCGATGAACAAGGAGAATACAAGTTTTACCATTTCATTAACGAGGCTATGCTTCTACTATCAAACAGACCATACGATTTGGAGATTTTtgaatacaaatatttatacaactTTTTGCAAAAATTGAAGAAGTGCACAAATGGGAAAGATGCAGAGAATGGTGAAAAAGGAGCAATAGGAGCAGTAGGAGAAGGAAGGAAAAGGTATGACATTAACAAAGGAAACTACTCTGAACAGAGCGTGAACAACTACCtgtctaaaaaaaaaaaaataaaaaataaagatacaCAAAGAGAAGGGAAATATAACACAAATAATGATTATACGAATTGCTCAGAAAGAGAGAGAAACGTAAAAAGAGAATACGATGAAGAAACGAGGAGAAGGGAAGGCAAAGAAGAAGGAGAACGTCATGAGCAAGAACATCAACAACATGGATATGGTAATGGATCAGTAACAAAGAAGGACGATAAGATTTTGAGCCTATCTGAGTATGCAGCATATGACTATTCAACATATCAAGAGAGTTTCCTTGACTACTATAACAGTAATGCAAATTATGATGAGGAAAATCAAGTATTCTATTTAGATGAAGATAATAACCATATCttcataaatgaaataacaaggaatataaacaaaaattgtaataaattaatacaactacaaaataaaatgtccGTAAACATAAATCAGCTAGAGCATTTGGATAAAAATAGGTTACTactatttcaaaaatttaacCAGTTGATAAATGCATATTCTGAGCCACACAGTGTTGTGGTTAACTTGAATGATATCTACGATTTGAGTGGTTCGAAACAAACATCCTTTATATTTGATAAGGTATTAATagacaaacaaaaaaaaatcgaTCTTATGAACAATGTTTTATTTACTGTTACCATTGATGCTGAGAAGGGTAAAGAAGATTTACAGAATAAACCTCCGAGcagtaataatttatttagaGAAGATTGTAAGAAAAAGACGTGCATGAATAGTAACATGAACATtaacagtaatagtagtTATGGTGCGGGGAGCTTGCCCCAGGCAGAGGACCACTTCCACATGCCGCAAGAATTCATGGATAACATAAATTACGACTTGTTAAGTGACAAAATAACTATAAAcgaatttttaattttaaatgatgtacctttgtataataaaattgttcatatttataaatatggaatacattttttccattacgAACAATTAAGGGCGGTTTTTTGGTTATGGCTTCAATCTATTTTTCCTGATAATGTATCCACAGATGACAGTGTGAAAGATATGGATTTACAAAATGCACCTATTGACTTTAACGACATAATTAACAATCAATTTTTCGTGAATACTGTAGCTCCTACGAGTGGAGAGAGTCGTCTGGAAATCAGTGTGCTAAGC GACTTGAACCATTTTGAAAAGAATTACAGGGTGTTGAAAGAATACCTAAACGATAAGGGGTGCACTAGCGGATACAACAAGATTTCAAGAAGCGAAAAAAAAGACGAGAGTACAAGTAATTTGAATAATGCCACactgtatataaataatttacataacGAATTTGAAgccttttataattataaaaagaagtctaaaaatttatatgacgAAATGTTTGTCGAATTTttagaagagaaaaaaaaaaatatgaccATTCAGTCAAATGTAGAAAAGGAGGATTACACCAATCTAGCAAATATAGTGAATAAACATTTAGTAGGTGTCGacaaaattttgaaatattaccCTATACTgaattttagtaaaattgTCGAAGGGATAAAGcatcaaaattttattcgAACCGTTATTGATGTAAACCAAATAGAAACCAATGACTGGCATCGCATGTACACGTACCACAAGGGGGAGAAGAGAAATGTATGTAATAGTGGTAATAGTTGTAATAGTGGTAATAGTGGTAATACTGGTAATAGTGGTAATACTGGTAATAGTGGTAATACTGGTAATACTGGTAATAGTGGTAATAGTGGTAATACTGGTAACTGTAGTAATAATGGTAATACTGGTAATAATAGCAATGGTTACACTAAAAGTGGAAGCAGCCGCTGTACGGAGaactatataattaatttaacgTCTAGTTCGAGTTACCGTATGCAGGAAAAACCTATAACGTACGCATCAACTATTTTCAACTATTCTGACCAGTTCATTtcaaataatgatatatacaCTTTTTCTGATAATATTCACAAAGAATGCATGAACTATTCAGAATTTTTAAAGGGCAAACAAAACAAATGCgctcataatttttatcacGCCCTTCgcaaaattgaaaaatacatGAACTGTATCACGTACAATATTTGA
- the BUD32 gene encoding EKC/KEOPS complex subunit BUD32, putative — protein sequence MDFSLISSGSDARIYKGDFIGKETVKKVIYRKYYRHKKIDAKIRKLRVSNEIKFTKKLASLNIDVPFLYFVDVKEKSLYFEYIKGCTINYIFKNIEEYEPNISKAVGIILAKIHNGNIIHGDFTTSNLILRNSYIEKNKIYDYSSNSLYHLNDVDSIKLCVIDFGLSFISAIVEDKAVDLFVLLKAIKSFHSEFSQLEEDILSGYKMMSNNFDEIRKKLEIVKQRGRKRPMVG from the exons ATGGATTTTTCTCTAATATCATCAGGATCCGATGCT AGAATATATAAAGGCGATTTCATAGGAAAAGAAACAGTTAAGAAAGTaatttatagaaaatattatagacataaaaaaatagatgcGAAGATAAGAAAATTACGAGTttcaaatgaaataaaatttacgAAAAAGTTAGCAAGCTTAAATATTGACGTCCCATTTCTTTATTTCGTTGACGTGAAGGAAAAAAGTTTATActttgaatatattaaaggCTGTACAATTAACTACATCTTCAAGAATATAGAAGAATATGAACCAAATATCTCTAAAGCAGTTGGCATAATTTTAgcaaaaatacataatggaaatataatacatgGCGATTTTACTACAtctaatttaatattaagaaattcttacattgaaaaaaacaaaatttatgatTACTCTAGTAATTCCTTATACCATCTGAATGACGTAGATTCTATAAAACTGTGTGTTATTGATTTTGGACTTTCCTTCATATCAGCCATTGTAGAA GATAAGGCTGTTGATTTGTTCGTCCTCTTAAAAGCTATTAAAAGTTTTCATAGTGAGTTCTCACAACTG GAAGAAGACATTCTTTCGGGATATAAAATGATGTCAAACAATTTCGACGAAATTAGAAAAAAGCTAGAAATAG TTAAACAGCGCGGACGAAAGAGACCAATGGTGGGATAG
- the HSP90 gene encoding heat shock protein 90, putative: MSKETFAFNADIRQLMSLIINTFYSNKEIFLRELISNASDALDKIRYEAITDTQKLSAEPEFFIRIIPDKTNNTLTIEDSGIGMTKNDLINNLGTIARSGTKAFMEAIQASGDISMIGQFGVGFYSAYLVADHVVVISKNNDDEQYVWESAAGGSFTVTKDETNEKIGRGTKIILHLKEDQLEYLEEKRIKDLVKKHSEFISFPIKLYCERQNEKEITASEEEEEEGEREGEGEQDTDKKKGENEEDKDEEVEDGDEEGDKEKKEDNEEDKVDHPKVEDVTEELEKVEKKKKKKIHTVEHEWEELNKQKPLWMRKPEEVTNEEYASFYKSLTNDWEDHLAVKHFSVEGQLEFKALLFIPKRAPFDMFENRKKRNNIKLYVRRVFIMDDCEEIIPEWLNFVKGVVDSEDLPLNISRESLQQNKILKVIKKNLIKKCLDMFSELAENKDNYKKFYEQFSKNLKLGIHEDNANRAKITELLRFQTSKSGDEMIGLKEYVDRMKENQKDIYYITGESINAVSNSPFLEALTKKGFEVIYMVDPIDEYAVQQLKDFDGKKLKCCTKEGLDIDDSEEAKKNFETLKAEYEGLCKVIKDVLHEKVEKVVVGQRITDSPCVLVTSEFGWSANMERIMKAQALRDNSMTSYMLSKKIMEINARHPIITALKHKADADKSDKTVKDLIWLLFDTSLLTSGFALEEPTTFSKRIHRMIKLGLSIDEEDNNDIELPPLEETVEGTDSKMEEVD, translated from the exons atgtCAAAGGAAACGTTTGCATTCAATGCCGACATAAGGCAGTTGATGAGTTTAATTATAAACACATTTTATAGTAAtaaggaaatatttttaagagaGCTTATTAGTAATGCGAGTGATGCACTTGATAAGATAAGATATGAAGCTATAACTGATACACAGAAATTATCAGCAGAGCcagaattttttattcgAATTATTCCAGACAAAACAAATAACACATTAACTATTGAGGATTCAGGTATTGGTATGACCAAAAATGATTTAATTAACAATTTAGGTACTATTGCAAGATCGGGAACAAAGGCATTTATGGAAGCAATTCAAGCAAGTGGTGATATTTCTATGATAGGTCAATTTGGTGTAGGTTTTTACTCTGCTTATTTAGTTGCTGATCATGTTGTTGTCATTTCcaaaaataatgatgatgaaCAATATGTTTGGGAATCAGCTGCAGGAGGTTCATTTACAGTTACGAAAGATGAAACAAATGAAAAGATTGGAAGGggtacaaaaattattttacaccTTAAAGAAGATCAACTAGAATATTTAgaggaaaaaagaattaaagaTTTAGTTAAGAAGCATTCagaatttatttcttttcctaTTAAATTATACTGTGAAAggcaaaatgaaaaagaaataacagcatcagaagaagaagaagaagaaggaGAAAGAGAAGGAGAAGGAGAACAAGAtacagataaaaaaaaa ggagaaaatgaagaagataAGGATGAAGAAGTGGAAGATGGTGATGAAGAAGGTGAtaaggaaaagaaagaagataATGAAGAAGACAAAGTAGATCATCCAAAAGTTGAGGATGTAACAGAAGAATTagaaaaagtagaaaaaaaa aaaaaaaaaaaaattcatactGTTGAACATGAATGggaagaattaaataaacaaaaaccATTATGGATGAGAAAACCAGAAGAAGTAACTAATGAAGAATATGCTAGTTTTTATAAATCTTTAACAAATGATTGGGAAGATCATTTAGCTGTAAAACATTTCTCTGTTGAAGGTCAATTAGAATTTAAggcattattatttataccgAAAAGAGCCCCATTTGATATGTTcgaaaataggaaaaaaagaaataatattaaattatatgttagAAGAGTTTTTATTATGGATGATTGTGAAGAAATTATCCCGGAGTGGTTGAATTTTGTCAAAGGTGTTGTTGATTCGGAAGATCTACCTCTAAACATTTCAAGAGAATCAttacaacaaaataaaattttaaaagttattaaaaaaaatctcATCAAAAAATGCCTTGACATGTTTTCAGAATTAGcagaaaataaagataacTACAAAAAGTTTTATGAACAGTTCAGCAAAAATTTGAAGTTGGGTATTCACGAGGATAACGCGAACCGGGCCAAG ATTACGGAGCTTCTCAGATTTCAGACGTCCAAGTCTGGTGACGAGATGATAGGTCTAAAAGAATATGTAGATCGAATGAAGGAAAACCAAAAAGACATCTACTACATAACAGGTGAGTCTATTAACGCTGTATCAAACTCCCCATTTTTAGAAGCACTAACAAAAAAAGGGTTCgaagttatatatatggttGATCCAATTGATGAGTATGCTGTACAACAGTTAAAAGATTTTGATGGTAAGAAATTGAAATGTTGTACAAAGGAAGGATTAGATATAGACGATTCAGAAGAagcaaagaaaaattttgaaacCTTGAAAGCTGAATATGAAGGTTTATGCAAAGTTATAAAGGACGTATTACATGAAAAGGTAGAAAAGGTTGTTGTAGGACAAAGAATAACAGATTCCCCATGTGTTTTAGTTACATCGGAGTTTGGATGGTCTGCTAATATGGAAAGAATTATGAAAGCTCAAGCATTAAGAGATAATTCTATGACTAGTTATATGTTatccaaaaaaattatggaaatAAATGCTCGCCACCCAATAATTACTGCATTAAAACATAAAGCAGATGCAGATAAGTCAGACAAAACTGTTAAAGATTTGATATGGCTATTATTTGACACCTCTCTTTTAACTTCTGGGTTTGCACTTGAAGAACCAACCACCTTTTCAAAGAGAATACATAGAATGATCAAATTAGGTTTATCCATCGATGAAGAAGATAACAACGATATTGAATTACCACCCCTTGAGGAAACTGTTGAGGGAACGGATTCCAAAATGGAGGAGGTGGATTAG
- the PmUG01_01020200 gene encoding heat shock protein 86 family protein, putative translates to MRQAIICYENTTNNNSNSSSSSNSRSSNSRSSNSRSSNSSCSSSSNSSRSKGSSISKSKGSSSSRSKGSSISKSKGSSSSRSKGSSSSRSKDEEERRDIDVLTDVSFKKPINEMNKKIFEKRHMELKEKLKKLKSCNKYTSVRNSSINSQKGEKIKEVNEEEDKLKEEEKEEKKKAPLVRYHAPPGCETKANETKYRQLKEKLKRLKCKNNSDVSNEYNDSADDEKRVSSKNEELPKCTSNISSKKNELSDDGETDKKGRSGNKSRSRCGSKSSTIDNLTSKKETEHMRKELKKKLEKFKRENKIYNCEMISAERKEIPSSHVGSNSRRREIKKENPSNRHRERSIGKSSWSRTEKRRKRSIDSSTDSYSYHHKRKRSAYKEQRNYPYDKKNKSDRRNEKQRYNQRGSKSFLAVGEESEAGGECGVGGECGVGGEFEAGRECEVGGGIYIDAVAVGEESGVGGEYKSRGRDIHRRSSSGGRKRSRGRIQSRERDISRRSNSEGKCIRRRMNKEQRGYGTEDSSLENSILEGRYKREKKKISENHYISNMCEKEKIMHNDDGKVNNMKREEKQRKYIYNKKKDEKIERKYFRIPLGYHTTKENWNNYTQWLQKKNEYRFSIPFDENKIFRKSKSLSPTTWEMFVAKSESEELDENKKNKEIDEKGNKRNVQTYQRKDENFAKKGKEKKAHDDVNNISENNSSYYSSTLSLSCSYDEKEVQASQKRKRKKWKSTEFPSTEEEGVKEKKIKKSYMDNEALGTKKHKLKDKKKHKSKYKNYDEKKKKKKSCTSSSSSNSSSSGSDDGVSASPTSAASVTSFSAATSATSLSFLCEGYKSLDEKRVRKSSNMVRQEHKKKEKNSVGKDEHDLAVDEKKKGESTSTYNRKAHRERISHKGDRQLHEEEDEEAYVDDEADVDDEADVDDESDVDDESDVDDEADVNDKADADDKADMDNKADVDNKADVDDKADMDDETDELRKARDPAEDTSNDESVGPKPLDVNVKLANKQIDYGVAMMPGEGHAIAQFVQKGKRIPRRGEVGLSAEAIENFESLGYVMSGSRHKRMNAIRMRKENQVYSAEEQRALAMFNYEERTNRENALINDLKEILRKQNEAIINESKND, encoded by the exons ATGCGTCAGGCGATTATATGTTATGAAAATACGACAAA taacaacagtaatagtagtagtagtagcaatAGTAGAAGTAGCAATAGTAGAAGTAGCAATAGTAGAAGTAGCAATAGTAGttgtagcagtagtagtaacAGTAGTAGGAGCAAAGGTAGTAGCATTAGTAAGAGCAAAggtagtagcagtagtaggAGCAAAGGTAGTAGTATTAGTAAGAGCAAAggtagtagcagtagtaggAGCAAAggtagtagcagtagtaggAGCAAAg ATGAAGAGGAAAGAAGGGATATTGATGTTCTAACAGATGTTAGCTTTAAGAAACCGATTAAcgaaatgaataaaaaaatatttgaaaaaagacATATGGAActtaaggaaaaattaaagaaattgAAAAGTTGTAATAAGTATACAAGTGTAAGGAATAGTAGTATCAATTCccaaaaaggggaaaaaataaaagaagtaaatgaagaagaagataaattaaaagaagaagaaaaagaagaaaaaaaaaaagctccTTTAGTCAGATATCATGCTCCACCTGGATGTGAAACAAAAGCgaatgaaacaaaatatagacaacttaaagaaaaattaaaaagattaaaatgTAAGAATAACAGTGATGTGAGTAATGAATATAACGACTCAGCGGATGACGAAAAAAGGGTATCCagcaaaaatgaagaattacCAAAATGTACTTCTAATATtagtagtaaaaaaaatgagctTTCTGATGATGGAGAGACAGACAAAAAGGGTAGAAGTGGAAATAAAAGTAGGAGTAGATGTGGAAGTAAAAGCAGCACCATTGACAATTTAACgagtaaaaaagaaacagaGCATATGCGAAAagaactgaaaaaaaaattagaaaaatttaaaagagaaaataaaatatacaactGTGAAATGATAAGTGCTGAGAGAAAGGAAATCCCGTCTTCTCACGTGGGAAGTAATAGTAGAagaagagaaataaaaaaagagaatccTAGTAATCGTCATAGGGAAAGAAGTATAGGAAAAAGTAGTTGGAGCAGGACGGAAAAGAGACGTAAAAGAAGCATTGATTCAAGTACGGATAGTTATAGTTACCATCATAAAAGAAAACGGAGTGCTTATAAGGAGCAGCGTAATTACCCTTATgacaagaaaaataaaagcgaCAGAAGGAATGAGAAGCAGCGGTACAATCAAAGGGGAAGCAAATCGTTTC TAGCAGTGGGGGAAGAAAGCGAAGCAGGGGGAGAATGCGGAGTAGGGGGAGAATGCGGAGTAGGGGGAGAATTCGAAGCAGGGAGAGAATGCGAAGTAGGGGGAGGGATATACATAGACGCAGTAGCAGTGGGGGAAGAAAGCGGAGTAGGGGGAGAATACAAAAGTAGGGGGAGGGATATACATAGACGCAGTAGCAGTGGGGGAAGAAAGCGAAGCAGGGGGAGAATACAAAGTAGGGAGAGGGATATAAGTAGACGCAGCAACAGTGAGGGAAAGTGCATTAGAAGAAGAATGAACAAAGAACAAAGGGGATATGGCACGGAGGACAGTAGCTTGGAGAATAGCATCTTGGAGGGAAGATacaaaagggaaaaaaaaaaaatctcaGAAAACCATTACATTAGTAATATGTGTGAAAAGGAGAAAATTATGCATAATGATGATGGTAAGGTAAATAATATGAAGAGAGAAGAAAAgcaaagaaaatatatttacaataaaaaaaaggatgaaaagatagaaagaaaatattttagaataCCGTTAGGATATCATACTACTAAGGAGAATTGGAATAACTACACCCAATggttacaaaaaaaaaatgaatacagGTTTAGTATACCATTTgatgaaaacaaaatatttagaaaatcAAAATCATTATCTCCAACAACGTGGGAAATGTTTGTGGCGAAATCAGAGAGTGAAGAATTGGATGAGAATAAGAAGAATAAAGAAATTGACGAAAAAGGGAATAAGAGAAATGTACAAACTTATCAACGAAAGGATGagaattttgcaaaaaaaggaaaagaaaaaaaagcacaTGATGATGTTAATAACATTTCGGAAAACAACTCATCTTATTACTCCTCTACTCTATCCTTATCTTGCTCGTATGATGAAAAGGAAGTTCAGGCTTCCCAAAAgaggaagagaaaaaaatggaaaagcaCCGAATTTCCAAGTACTGAAGAGGAGGGagtgaaagaaaaaaaaattaaaaagagcTACATGGATAATGAAGCATTG GGCACAAAGAAGCATAAAttgaaagataaaaaaaagcacaAATCTAAATATAAGAactatgatgaaaaaaaaaaaaaaaaaaaatcgtgCACTAGTtctagtagtagtaatagtagtagtagcgGTAGTGATGATGGGGTAAGCGCATCGCCTACGTCAGCAGCTTCAGTTACTTCATTCTCTGCAGCCACTTCAGCTACGTCCTTATCTTTTCTTTGCGAAGGATACAAATCATTAGATGAAAAGCGGGTCAGAAAAAGCAGTAACATGGTAAGACAGGAACATAAGAAGAAGGAAAAGAATAGTGTTGGTAAAGACGAACATGATTTAGCAGTAGAtgagaagaaaaaagggGAAAGTACATCCACATATAATAGAAAAGCGCATCGAGAGAGAATTTCACATAAGGGGGATAGACAGTTGCATGAGGAGGAAGATGAAGAAGCATATGTGGATGATGAAGCTGATGTGGATGATGAAGCTGATGTGGATGATGAATCTGATGTGGATGATGAATCTGATGTGGATGATGAAGCTGATGTGAATGATAAAGCGGATGCGGATGATAAAGCGGATATGGATAATAAAGCGGATGTGGATAATAAAGCGGATGTGGATGATAAAGCGGATATGGATGATGAAACGGATGAATTGCGCAAGGCACGGGATCCCGCGGAAGATACATCAAACGATGAAAGTGTAGGTCCGAAACCGTTGGATGTGAATGTCAAGTTAGCTAATAAACAAATTGATTATGGTGTTGCTATGATGCCAGGGGAAGGACATGCAATAGCTCAGTTTGTTcagaaaggaaaaagaatTCCAAGAAGAGGAGAAGTAGGGTTGTCAGCTGAAGCTATCGAAAATTTTGAAAGTCTAGGTTATGTTATGAGTGGATCAAGGCATAAAAGAATGAATGCTATTCGTATGAGAAAGGAAAATCAAGTGTATAGTGCTGAAGAGCAGAGGGCGTTGGCCATGTTTAATTATGAAGAAAGAACAAACAGGGAAAATGCTTTAATAAATGacttaaaagaaattttaagaaaacaaaatgagGCTATAATAAATGAGAGCAAAAATGATTGA